Within the Vibrio tasmaniensis genome, the region ACTTCTGCCGATGAAAATAGGCAGAAATTAAGATGAAAAAACAGTCACAAGTTCACTAATTAAATAGTTAAGCGGTGATGTATTTATCTGGATGAGGTTTTTTAGGCACAAAAAAATCGGCTATTGAGCCGATTCTAAGGAAGGTTTGATAGGTTTATGCGTTGCAATGTGTGTTAGAAATGATGAACTAAACTGGGGAATTAACCGACCATTGCAATATGTGTATGGTGAAAATGAAGAATAGAGTTCGCGTCTACCATCCTATCGTGCATCACTTTAATCGAGTCTCCAAAGCGTAACCCTTTTGAAGGTGTGAGCAGAAACTCTTCTAAGTCGACAAATGCACATAGGCTCGCACACTCTCCCACCTCTAATACAATGAAGTAACCTAGGCTGTGCTCGTTATTCATTTGTACGATATCCCCTTCTTGAGGAGATTCGTGGCCAGCGCCTTGTGAATCGAAGAACCAGCTTTTAGGCTGTACAGGCTTGTGGAAGCGCTTTGCTGCCACGCAATATAGTGCGAGTTCAGCTTGGCGAGGCTCAGACAATTCTAAGCCAGAAATTTGTTCTTTGAAGGTTTGGTATGAAGATGCGTCATCAACGGTGAATTCATTATCTCTAAACGCGCAGTCCACCAGCTTATTGCGGACCAGATTCGTTTTGAAAATCATATCCTCTCCGAGGTTTAGCATTAATGAACATTGCTGCTCATCGTAATACCAACTCCATGTATCGCTAGGTTTAAGCATCATTTCGTCTCACACTGTTGAACCATTCCATTAGGTAAAACGCAAAATTACCTTCAATTACAGTAATTTTACTGAGCAATAGGCAAAAAAAAAGAGGAAATGAATTCCTCTTTCTTATCGCTTCTCTCTACAACTCAGTGAGTTACAGTGTCTCTTTTAGTAAGACGATGCCAAATTATAGCTTTCCTAAAATAACCAAATCTTTTTGATAACTCTGTTTATATAAGCTCTGGGTTTATAAGTACTGGGTTTATAAAAGATCTGGTTTTCGGGGGGCTATAAATTTTTAACGATGTCGCCTACCAGACCAGGGCCTTTGTAGATGAAACCAGAGTAAACTTGTACAAGCTTCGCGCCTGCCATCATTTTCTCTTTTGCAGCAACATACGAATCAACACCACCTACCCCGATGATCGGTAATGCGTCACCAAGTTCTTCGTGAAGTTTACGAACTACTTCCGTACTGCGAGATTGAACTGGGCGTCCACTTAGGCCACCCGCTTCATCGCAATGTTTCATGCCTTCAACGATTGAACGATCCAATGTTGTGTTTGTTGCGATCACACCATCG harbors:
- a CDS encoding cell division protein ZapC; the protein is MMLKPSDTWSWYYDEQQCSLMLNLGEDMIFKTNLVRNKLVDCAFRDNEFTVDDASSYQTFKEQISGLELSEPRQAELALYCVAAKRFHKPVQPKSWFFDSQGAGHESPQEGDIVQMNNEHSLGYFIVLEVGECASLCAFVDLEEFLLTPSKGLRFGDSIKVMHDRMVDANSILHFHHTHIAMVG